The following are encoded in a window of Gramella sp. MT6 genomic DNA:
- a CDS encoding N(4)-(beta-N-acetylglucosaminyl)-L-asparaginase: MKRRKFIERSSLSLAGIGLGSQLIPSQLFAMPSQNRVNPIAVATWNFQNATKMAGTMLESGASALDAVEKGVMVEEANLKNTTVGDGGAPDRDGNVTLDACIMSPDGNAGSVVYLKEIAHPVSVARKVMEETPHVMLAGEGALQFAIQQGFKRKILLTEDSEKAWKEWLEHKEYQPIINIENHDTIGMLCLDENGDIAGACTTSGLSYKMNGRVGDSPIIGAGLFLDNEVGGAVGTGMGEAIMKSVGSFLIVELMRQGKSPQEACEEAVMRTVKKAPNYKDFQIAYVAMNKKGEIGSYCIHKGFSYAKFYNGESTNNPSKSYLEK; the protein is encoded by the coding sequence ATGAAAAGACGAAAATTCATTGAACGTTCATCACTTTCCCTTGCCGGAATAGGCCTGGGTTCACAATTAATCCCCTCACAACTATTCGCTATGCCTTCACAAAACAGAGTCAATCCTATTGCTGTAGCAACATGGAACTTTCAGAATGCCACAAAAATGGCCGGAACAATGCTAGAAAGTGGAGCTTCAGCCCTGGATGCTGTTGAAAAAGGCGTTATGGTTGAAGAAGCAAATCTTAAAAATACCACGGTTGGAGACGGCGGCGCCCCAGACAGGGATGGAAATGTTACGCTGGATGCCTGTATTATGTCTCCAGATGGAAATGCTGGTTCGGTAGTTTACCTAAAAGAGATCGCTCACCCGGTCTCTGTGGCCAGGAAGGTTATGGAAGAAACTCCGCATGTAATGCTTGCCGGGGAAGGCGCATTGCAATTTGCCATTCAGCAAGGCTTTAAAAGAAAGATCCTTTTAACTGAAGATTCTGAAAAAGCATGGAAGGAATGGCTGGAGCATAAAGAGTACCAACCAATTATAAATATTGAAAATCATGATACCATTGGCATGTTGTGTCTCGATGAAAATGGAGATATCGCGGGAGCCTGTACTACCTCTGGACTTTCCTATAAAATGAATGGTCGCGTGGGAGATTCCCCTATTATTGGAGCAGGACTATTCCTGGATAACGAAGTAGGCGGAGCTGTTGGTACCGGAATGGGAGAAGCTATCATGAAAAGCGTAGGCAGTTTCCTTATCGTAGAATTAATGCGTCAGGGAAAATCACCACAGGAAGCCTGCGAAGAAGCAGTTATGAGGACAGTAAAAAAAGCACCTAACTATAAAGATTTCCAGATCGCTTATGTTGCGATGAACAAAAAAGGGGAAATTGGATCGTATTGCATACATAAAGGGTTCAGTTACGCGAAGTTCTATAATGGAGAAAGCACGAACAATCCGAGCAAATCTTACCTGGAAAAGTAA